The sequence below is a genomic window from Barrientosiimonas humi.
CGGCCGAAGCGCTTGCGCACCGACGTGGTCAGCGAGTTGTCGAGGGTCTGCATCACCAGCAGGATCACCGTGCGCTCGCTCCACCGCGGGCCGAACGCCGCCCGGGTGTTGGAGATCGGCTCGCGCAGGAACTTGCGGGTGAACTCCAGGCCGCGCGAGGCGAGCGACCGGGAGCTGTCGACCTGCAGGGTCGACAGCAGCCCCATCGCGTTGGAGCCGGGGCCGTAGCGGACGTTCTCGACGTGGGTGTGCTCGTCGACGTGGAACGAGGTGGTGATCGCGATGCCCTTCGCGACCGGGAAGTCCTCGCGCACCGTCACCGCGGCCGCGCCCTCGAGGGCCTCGGAGTTGGTGCGGGTCAGCATGCCGAGCCGGTCGGACAGCTTCGCGAGCCGCCCGGTCTGGCGCATGGTGTGCAGCAGGTTCTGGGTGCCCCAGGCGCCGGCCGCGAGCACCACCTGCTCGGCGGTGATCGTCTGCTCGTCGCGCTTCACCCACGCGCCCGTGCGGCGGGTCGTGACGCGAAAACCCTTGTCTCCCAACGGGTCCAGGCCGACGACCGTGCGCATCGGCTGGATCTTCACGCCGGCCCGCTCGGCCAGCGCGAGGTAGTTCTTCATGAGCGTGTTCTTGGCGCCCACGCGGCAGCCGACCATGCAGTTGCCGCACTCGGTGCAGCCGCTGCGCGCCGGGCCCTCGCCGCCGAAGTAGGGGTCGGCAACCTGCTTGCCGGGCTCGCCGAAGAACACCCCGACCGGCGTCTTGCGGAAGGTGCTGCCGACGCCCATGTCGTGCGCGACGTCGCGCATGACCTGCTCGACCGGCCCGTCGCACGGGTTGTCCTCGACGACGCCGAGCATCCGCCGCGCCACGTCGTAGTGCGGGGTGAGCTCGTCCTCCCAGTCGGTGATGTGGCCCCACTGCGGGTCGGTGTAGAACGGCCCCGTCGGCTGGTAGAGCGTGTTGGCGTAGTTGAGCGATCCGCCGCCGACGCCCGCCCCGGCCAGGATCAGCACGTCGGGCAGCTTGTGGATGCGCTGCACGCCGAAGCACTTCAGCGCCGGCGCCCACAGGTATCGGCGCAGGTCCCAGGAGGTCTTGGCGAAGTCCGCGTCCTCGAAGCGGCGGCCCGCCTCGAGCACCAGGACGGAGTAGCCCTTCTCGGCCAGCCGCAGCGCCGCCACCGAGCCGCCGAAGCCGGAGCCCACGACGACGACGTCGTAGTCGTAGGTGCCGGTCACGACAGGCCCGCACCCTTCATCACGCGCAGGCCGGTGGCCATGGCCTTGGCCCACACCTTCTCGGGGACGCCCTTGGGCACGGCGAAGCCGGGCGGGCGCTGGACCGCGACGTTCTGCGACTCGGTGTACTTCTGGATGCCCTCGGCGCCGTGCCGCCGGCCGAGACCCGAGGCGCCCATGCCGCCCATCGGCGAGCCGTTGCTGCCCCACGCCGCGGCGTAGCCCTCGTTGATGTTGACCGTGCCGGTGCGGATCTGCGCGGCGAGCTCGCGCCCGCGCCGGACGTCGCGCGTCCAGACCGAGGCGTTGAGGCCGTACGGCGTGTCGTTGGCGAGCGCCAGCGCCTCCTGGTCGTTCGCGACCCGATAGACCGACACGACGGGCCCGAAGGTCTCCTCGTCGCGGCAGAGCATGTCGCCGGTGACGTTGGTGAGCACGGTCGGCTCGTAGAACAGCGGGCCGAGGTCGGGCCGCGCCCGCCCGCCGGCGAGCACCGCGGCGCCCTTGGCCTTGGCGTCCTCGACGTGCGCGCTGACCCGCTCGAGCTGCTCGGCGGTCACCAGCGTGCCCATGTCGATGCCCCACTGCAGGCCGGGGCCGATGCGCATCGCCTCGACCCGGCGCAGGAAGTGCTTGAGGAACTCGTCGGCGACCTGCTCGTGCACGATCAGCCGCTCGGCCGAGATGCACAGCTGCCCCGCCGAGCCGTACGCCGCCCGCACCGCCCCCTCCGCGGCGCGGCTGGGCGAGGCGTCGGCACGGACGTACATCGGGTTCTTGCCACCGAGCTCCAGCGAGGCGCCGACGAGGCGCTCCCCCGCGTCGCGGGCGACGCCGCGGCCGGTCTTGGTGGAGCCGGTGTACATCACGTAGTCGGCGCGGTCGAGCACCGCCTTGCCGATGACCGAGCCGGGGCCGAGCACGACCTGCAGCACGCCCTCGGGCAGCCCCGCCTGGTCGATCAGCTCGACGGCGCGCAGGGCGGTGAGGGCCGACTGGGTGTCGGGGCGCAGCACGACGGCGTTGCCCGCGACCAGGGCCGGGAGCGCGTCGGTGATCGACATCGACAGGGGGTAGTTCCACGGCGACACGACCCCGACGACGCCCTTGGGGTGGCGCAGCTCGACCGAGGTGGTGAGCAGCGGGATCGCGCCCAGGTGCTTCTTCGGGCCGAGGTAGCTCTCGGCCTTCTTGGCGTAGTGCCGGCACACGCCCGCCGCGTCGAGCACCTCCTCGAACGCGTGCTTGCGCGCCTTGCCGGCGTCGAGCTGGATGAGGTCGAGCAGCTCGTTCTGGTGGCGCAGCAGCAGGTCGTGCAGGCGGGTCAGGAAGCGGGTGCGCTCCTCGACCGGACGCGCGGCCCAGCGCGCGGCTGCCTCGCGGGCGTCGCGGAAGGCCTGGTCGACCGAGTCGACCGTCGAGAGCGGCAGCCGCCCGATCACCTGGCCGGTGAACGGGGTGACGCACTCGTGCATCTCGGGCCGCGCCGGGGCGACCACGCGCCGCCCGAGGCGGGCGTCGAGGCCGGTGGGGAGGGCGTACGCGCTGGGCTGGCCGCCCGCGTCGGCGGAGGAACGCTGCCGAGAGTCCTGGACCAACGAATCAGTCATTACGTCAGCGTAACCTCGCCGGACGTGATCTGCGCCACTGAACGTCCAAAAATCCGCGCGGGAGACCCAGATCCTGGGTAGGAGCGTGCGACCGGCTCGGCGACGATGCCGCGAGACCGGAGCGTGCGACGGGCTCGGCGACGATGCCGCGAGACCGGAGCGTGCGACGGGCTCGCGGAGGAGGAGCTGAGCCAGAAGGAGTCAGGACCGCTGGTAGGGGGCGACGACGACCTCGACGCGCTGGAACTCCTTGAGGTCGGTGTAGCCCGTGGTGGCCATCGCCCGGCGCAGCGCGCCGATGAGGTTGGTGGTGCCGTCGGCGCCACGGCCCGGGCCGAGCAGGATCTCCTGCAGCGAGCCGACGGTGCCGACCTCGACCCGCTCGCCGCGCGGCAGCTCGTGGTGGTGCGCCTCGGAGCCCCAGTGGAACCCGCGGCCGGGGGCGTCGCTCGCCCGCGCCAGCGCGGCGCCGATCATCACCGCGTCGGCGCCGCAGCCGACGGCCTTCACGATGTCGCCGGAGGTGCCCATGCCGCCGTCGGCGATGACGTGGACGTAGCGCCCGCCCGACTCGTCGAGGTAGTCGCGCCGCGCGGCCGCGATGTCGGCGATCGCCGAGGCCATCGGCGCGTGGATGCCGAGGGTGACGCGGGTGGTGTGCGCCGCGCCGCCGCCGAACCCGACGAGCACGCCGGCCGCGCCGGTGCGCATCAGGTGCAGCGCGGCGGTGTACGTGCTCGCGCCCCCGACGATCACCGGCACGTCGAGCTCGTAGATGAACCGCTTGAGGTTGAGCGGTTCGGCCTTGCCGGACACGTGCTCGGCCGAGACGGTCGTACCGCGGATGACGAACAGGTCGACGCCGGCGTCGACGACCGACTTCCAGTGCTCCTGGGTGCGCTGCGGGCTGAGCGCGCCCGCGACGGTCACGCCCGCGTCGCGAATCTCCTTGAGCCGCAACGAGATCAGGTCGGGGTTGATCGGCTGGGCGTAGAGCTCGCGCATGCGCGAGGTGGCCTCGGCGGGGTCGAGCCCGGCGATCTCGGCGAGCAGCGGCTCGGGGCTCTCGTAGCGGGTCCACAGCCCCTCGAGGTCGAGCACCGGCAGGCCGCCGAGCTGCCCGAACGCGATCGCGGTCTGCGGCGACATCACCGAGTCCATCGGCGCGGCCAGCACCGGGAGGTCGAAGTGATAGGCGTCGATCTGCCAGGAGACCGACACCTCCTCGGGGTCGCGCGTGCGCCGCGACGGCACCACCGCCACGTCGTCGAAGGAAAACGCGCGCCGCCCCCGCTTGCCGCGGCCGATCTCGATCTCAGTCACCGGCACAGGCTATCGACGGGCGGCCGCGCGAGGCCCACCAGGCGGTGCATGCAGATTGCTACCATGCATGCATGGCCCTGATCCAGATCCGCGACGTGCCCGAGGACGTCTACGAGACGATCCGCCGCCGGGCGCGCCGGTCGGGCCAGTCGATCCAGGCGTACATGCTCGCCCGGACGGTCGAGGTGGGCCGACGGCCCGAGCCCGACGAGGTCGTGCAAGCCCTCGAGGACGACCTCGCCGGTCGCCCGCCGCTGACCCTCGACGTCAACCAGGTGCTCGCCGCGCGCGACGCCGACCGCTGACGTGCTCGTCATCGACGCCTCCGCCCTGGTCCTGGCCGTCGTCGACACCACGAGCCGCGGCGCAGCCGTGCGCCAGCAGCTCCTGTCCGGCGTCGCCGCCCCGCACCTCGTCGACGCGGAGTGCGGTCAGGCGTTGCGCGGGCTCGTCCACCGCGGGGTGCTGCCCGCCGACCGAGCCGCCACCTCGCTGGCCGCGGCGCGCGACCTCGTCGTCCAGCGCTACCCCGTCGCCCCGCTGCAGTCCAGAGCCTGGGAGCTGCGCGACAACCTCAGCTTCTACAACGCGACCTACGTCGCGCTCGCCGAGGTGCTCGACGCGCGACTTCTCACCGCCGACCGACGGCTCGCGACCGCGCCCGGCCCCGAGTGCCCCATCGACCTCGCCTGACCCGGCCGACGCCGCGGGGCGACGCACACCCGCGCCCCTTCCGCATTTCGTACGTCGTCGCACGATCTGAGCGGCCCCTCCCCCGGGATCCCGGGGTCGGCCCGCCGCACTTCGTACGTCGTCGCACGATCTGCGAGACGGGCTATCGCCCGACGTACTCATGGTCGGGCTCTGGCGCACTCCGCTCCGGCCGGGTGCCTCGCAAGCTCGACCCCCGACCTGCGCTGCGCGCTTATCGCCCGACGTAGTTGGGCGCCTCCACGATCCCCTGCACGTCGTGCGGGTGCGACTCCTTCAGGCCGGCGGTCGTGATGCGCACGAACTGGCCGCGCTCCTGCAGCTCGGGGATGGTGCGGGCGCCGACGTAGAACATCGACTGACCCAGGCCGCCGACCAGCTGGTGCAGCACCCCGGACAGCGAGCCGCGGTAGGCGACGCGACCCTCGATGCCCTCGGGCACGATCTCGTCGTCGCTCGCGACGTCGGCCTGGAAGTAGCGGTCCTTGGAGAAGGACTTCTTGCCGCGCGAGGCCATCGCCCCGAGCGACCCCATGCCGCGGTAGCTCTTGAACTGCTTGCCGTTGACCAGGATCAGGTCGCCCGGCGACTCCTCGCAGCCGGCGAGCAGCGAGCCGAGCATCACCGTGTCGGCGCCGGCGACCAGGGCCTTGGCGATGTCGCCGGAGTACTGCAGGCCGCCGTCGCCGATCACCGGCACTCCCGCCGGGCGGCACGCCTGCGCCGCGTCGAAGATCGCCGTGACCTGAGGGACGCCGACGCCCGCGACCACGCGCGTGGTGCAGATCGAGCCCGGGCCGACCCCGACCTTGACCGCGTCGACACCCGCGTCGACCAGCGCCTGCGCGCCGGCCTGGGTGGCGACGTTGCCGCCGATGATCTGCACGTGGCGGGTGGCCGGGTCGGACTTGAGCTTCTTGATCATCTCGAGCATGAGCCGGGCGTGCCCGTTGGCCACGTCGGGGACCAGCACGTCGACACCGGCGTCGACCAGCGTGGTGGCGCGCTCCCAGGCGTCGCCGAAGTAGCCGATCGCCGCGGCGACGAGCAGCCGCCCCTGGCCGTCCTTGGACGCGTTGGGGAACTGCTCGGACTTCACGAAGTCCTTGACCGTGATGAGGCCGGACAGCTTGCCGTCACCGTCGACCAGCGGCAGCCGCTCGCGCTTGTGCTGACGCAGCAGCGCGGTGGCGTCCTCGTGGGAGATGTCGGTGGGCGCGGTGATGAGCGGCATCGGCGTCATGACCTCGCGCACCCGCAGCGTGCCCCAGTCGGCGACGGGGGTGAACCGCAGGTCGCGGTTGGTGATCATGCCGATGAGGGTGCCGTCACCCTCGACGACCGGGAGGCCGCTCACGCGGTACTCCCCGCACAGCTCGTCGAGCTGCTCGAGGGTGGCGTCGGGGCCGATGGTGACGGGGTTGGTGATGCGCCCGGTCTGGGTGCGCTTCACGAGGTCGACCTGATAGGCCTGGTCCTCGATCGACAGGTTGCGGTGCAGCACGCCGAGCCCGCCCTGGCGGGCCATGGCGATCGCCATGCGGGCCTCGGTGACGGTGTCCATCGCGGCCGAGATCAGCGGCACGCGCAGGGAGATCTCCCGGGTCAGCCGCGAGGTGGTGTCGACCTCGCTGGGCACGACATCCGTCTCGCCGGGCAGCAGCAGCACGTCGTCGTAGGTCAGACCGAGCTGGCCGAAGTGCGTGGGAACCGAAGGAAGCGGGGCCATCTCTGGTGCCATGAACCAAGTGTAGGTTCCCCGAAGGGGTGCCCCGACCACGGCAGGAACAGCCGATCAGGGCGTACGTCTGCGCCAGGTCAGGGGCTGGGCGTCACCGAGGGCGCCGGGCCACGACCGTTGCCCCGGCTGGTGCGCTCGGTGGCCTGGCCAGGGGCGTCGGCCGACCGACCGGGCGAGCGCTGCGACGTGGTCGAGCCGGTCGGCTCGGGGCTGATCAGGCGCTGCCGGCTCGTGGTCGAGCCGGTGCTGTCGACGCTCGACCCCTTCGGGCCGCCGGGGCGCGACGCCGAGGAGCTGGACGAGGTCGGCGACGGGCTCGAGGGCCGGATCGACGGACGGTTCGCCTCGGTCGAGGTCGACGTGCCGGACGAGGAGCTTGACGAGCTGGAGCTCGTGGACCCGCTGCTGCTGGTCGACCCCGTGCTGGAGCTGCTGCTCGGCCGCGAGGAGCTGCTGCCCGTCGAGGTCGAGGAGCCGCTGCCGCCCGAGGACGACCCGGACGGTGTCGACGGGGTGGTCGGGGTGGCCGTCGGCGCGGGACCGGTGCCCGGGCGGCTCGGCCGCTGCTGCTGCGACGTGCCCGGCGCATCGCTCAGCGACGCCGTGCCCGGCAGCCGGGACGGCAGGTCGGTCGGGGTCGGGCGCGGCGAGGGGCTGGTGCCGGGCGGGCCCGGCAGCGGCGAGGACGCCGGGGCGGTGGTCGCCGAGCCCGACGGCTGACCCACCGTGGTGGAGCTGCCGGTCGAGCCGGGGACGCCGCCGCTGCCGTCGTCGTTGCCGTGGCCGCTGCCACCGTCGCCGTCACCGGTGCCGTCGTCGGCGACCGGTGTCTGGCTGGGCGTCTGACCGCCGAACACGCTGCTCGCCACGTTGCCGAGCTGGTAGAGCACCGGGACCTGGTGACCGGTCACCGCGGCAGCCATCGACGAGACCGAGAGGGTGGCGACGGCGATGCCCGTGGCCGCACCGACGTACGACAGGTGCCGGCGGCGCGACGGGCGCGCCGGGACCGAGCCGGGGGTGCGGTCGATCTCCCCGACCCACGCGGAGAGCAGGTCGCTGAGCTCGTCGCGCTCCGCGGGGCGGCGGCGGCCGCCGAGGGCGTCGAGCGCCCGGTCGTCGCTGTGGATGCGACCGAGAGAGGGCGGCGTCACGCCAGCTCACTCCCCTCGGCCAGCATGCTGCGCAGCCGGCCGAGAGCGCGGTGCTGGGCCACGCGCACGGCGCCGGGGGTCATGCCCAGCGCCTCGGCGGTCTCGTCGGCCGAGAGGCCCACGGCCACGCGCAGCGTGACGATCTCGCGGTGCTGGGGGGAGAGCCGGTCCATCAGCTCCCACACGGCGCGCGCCTGGTCCGAGCGCAGCGCGTGCTCCTCGGGGCCGGCGGCGGAGTCGACCTGGTCGGGCACGTCGTCGGTGGGCACCGCTCCGCGCAGGGTGCCGCGCTGGGCGTCGGCGACCTTGTTGGCGGCGATGCGATAGACGAAGGCCTCGAACGGGAGCCCGCGGTCGGTGTAGCGCGACAGCGACGTCAGCACGGCCACACACACCTCCTGCGCCACGTCCTGCGCGGCTTCCCGGGCTCCGGGCAAGGTGCCGAGACGCGCCCGCGCATAGCGGACAGCGATCTGGTGGACCCCTGCCATGAGCTGATCTGTGGCTGCGCCGTCACC
It includes:
- a CDS encoding GMC oxidoreductase → MTGTYDYDVVVVGSGFGGSVAALRLAEKGYSVLVLEAGRRFEDADFAKTSWDLRRYLWAPALKCFGVQRIHKLPDVLILAGAGVGGGSLNYANTLYQPTGPFYTDPQWGHITDWEDELTPHYDVARRMLGVVEDNPCDGPVEQVMRDVAHDMGVGSTFRKTPVGVFFGEPGKQVADPYFGGEGPARSGCTECGNCMVGCRVGAKNTLMKNYLALAERAGVKIQPMRTVVGLDPLGDKGFRVTTRRTGAWVKRDEQTITAEQVVLAAGAWGTQNLLHTMRQTGRLAKLSDRLGMLTRTNSEALEGAAAVTVREDFPVAKGIAITTSFHVDEHTHVENVRYGPGSNAMGLLSTLQVDSSRSLASRGLEFTRKFLREPISNTRAAFGPRWSERTVILLVMQTLDNSLTTSVRKRFGRYWLTSRQGHGMPNPTYIPQGQAAVRAIAKRLQERSGVHTIAGSTWPETFGIPMTAHFLGGAVISDSPERGVVDPYQRVWGYPGMHVVDGSAVSANLGVNPSLTITAQAERAISLWPAKGQTDQRPAQGEGYRRFPAEPARVPGVELGMPATRTA
- a CDS encoding succinic semialdehyde dehydrogenase, with the protein product MTDSLVQDSRQRSSADAGGQPSAYALPTGLDARLGRRVVAPARPEMHECVTPFTGQVIGRLPLSTVDSVDQAFRDAREAAARWAARPVEERTRFLTRLHDLLLRHQNELLDLIQLDAGKARKHAFEEVLDAAGVCRHYAKKAESYLGPKKHLGAIPLLTTSVELRHPKGVVGVVSPWNYPLSMSITDALPALVAGNAVVLRPDTQSALTALRAVELIDQAGLPEGVLQVVLGPGSVIGKAVLDRADYVMYTGSTKTGRGVARDAGERLVGASLELGGKNPMYVRADASPSRAAEGAVRAAYGSAGQLCISAERLIVHEQVADEFLKHFLRRVEAMRIGPGLQWGIDMGTLVTAEQLERVSAHVEDAKAKGAAVLAGGRARPDLGPLFYEPTVLTNVTGDMLCRDEETFGPVVSVYRVANDQEALALANDTPYGLNASVWTRDVRRGRELAAQIRTGTVNINEGYAAAWGSNGSPMGGMGASGLGRRHGAEGIQKYTESQNVAVQRPPGFAVPKGVPEKVWAKAMATGLRVMKGAGLS
- a CDS encoding GuaB3 family IMP dehydrogenase-related protein, producing the protein MTEIEIGRGKRGRRAFSFDDVAVVPSRRTRDPEEVSVSWQIDAYHFDLPVLAAPMDSVMSPQTAIAFGQLGGLPVLDLEGLWTRYESPEPLLAEIAGLDPAEATSRMRELYAQPINPDLISLRLKEIRDAGVTVAGALSPQRTQEHWKSVVDAGVDLFVIRGTTVSAEHVSGKAEPLNLKRFIYELDVPVIVGGASTYTAALHLMRTGAAGVLVGFGGGAAHTTRVTLGIHAPMASAIADIAAARRDYLDESGGRYVHVIADGGMGTSGDIVKAVGCGADAVMIGAALARASDAPGRGFHWGSEAHHHELPRGERVEVGTVGSLQEILLGPGRGADGTTNLIGALRRAMATTGYTDLKEFQRVEVVVAPYQRS
- a CDS encoding FitA-like ribbon-helix-helix domain-containing protein; its protein translation is MALIQIRDVPEDVYETIRRRARRSGQSIQAYMLARTVEVGRRPEPDEVVQALEDDLAGRPPLTLDVNQVLAARDADR
- a CDS encoding type II toxin-antitoxin system VapC family toxin; the protein is MLVIDASALVLAVVDTTSRGAAVRQQLLSGVAAPHLVDAECGQALRGLVHRGVLPADRAATSLAAARDLVVQRYPVAPLQSRAWELRDNLSFYNATYVALAEVLDARLLTADRRLATAPGPECPIDLA
- the guaB gene encoding IMP dehydrogenase — protein: MAPEMAPLPSVPTHFGQLGLTYDDVLLLPGETDVVPSEVDTTSRLTREISLRVPLISAAMDTVTEARMAIAMARQGGLGVLHRNLSIEDQAYQVDLVKRTQTGRITNPVTIGPDATLEQLDELCGEYRVSGLPVVEGDGTLIGMITNRDLRFTPVADWGTLRVREVMTPMPLITAPTDISHEDATALLRQHKRERLPLVDGDGKLSGLITVKDFVKSEQFPNASKDGQGRLLVAAAIGYFGDAWERATTLVDAGVDVLVPDVANGHARLMLEMIKKLKSDPATRHVQIIGGNVATQAGAQALVDAGVDAVKVGVGPGSICTTRVVAGVGVPQVTAIFDAAQACRPAGVPVIGDGGLQYSGDIAKALVAGADTVMLGSLLAGCEESPGDLILVNGKQFKSYRGMGSLGAMASRGKKSFSKDRYFQADVASDDEIVPEGIEGRVAYRGSLSGVLHQLVGGLGQSMFYVGARTIPELQERGQFVRITTAGLKESHPHDVQGIVEAPNYVGR
- the shbA gene encoding RNA polymerase sigma factor ShbA, which codes for MEQSIPQGALRDLVGAARAGDGAATDQLMAGVHQIAVRYARARLGTLPGAREAAQDVAQEVCVAVLTSLSRYTDRGLPFEAFVYRIAANKVADAQRGTLRGAVPTDDVPDQVDSAAGPEEHALRSDQARAVWELMDRLSPQHREIVTLRVAVGLSADETAEALGMTPGAVRVAQHRALGRLRSMLAEGSELA